The following proteins are co-located in the Triticum aestivum cultivar Chinese Spring chromosome 1A, IWGSC CS RefSeq v2.1, whole genome shotgun sequence genome:
- the LOC123188326 gene encoding protein unc-13 homolog isoform X3, with the protein MDEENPVELLQRYRRDRHVLLNYILSGNLIKKVVMPPGAISLDDVDIDQVSVDYVLNCAKKGDPLDLGDAIRLYHDSLDYPYVDNTGDVEGFYLLTRPEYSGSAPTREPPPVPATAPLPVVVPPPVVEQPQIAVPSSVANLPKSLSLDSPTEELTIDDIEDFEDDEGEFDSRRASRRHQTDANDISLRLPLFETGITDDDLRETAYEILVAAAGASGGLIVPKKEKKKEKRHRLMRKLGRSKSESAESQTHRQPGLVGLLEILRAQLEITESMDIRTRQGLLNAMVGKVGKRMDNLLIPLELLCCISRAEFSDMKAYLRWQKRQLNMLEEGLINHPVVGFGELGRKVNELRNLFRKIEESESLSPSAAEVQRTECLRSLREVATSFSERPARGDLTGEVCHWADGYHLNAALYEKMLGSVFDTLDEGKLTEEVEEILELLKSTWRILGITETIHDTCYAWVLFRQFVFTGEQGLLKVVIEHLRKIPLKEQRGPQERLHLKSLRSSVDADDSCQDFTFFQSFLSPVQKWVDKKLNDYHLHFSEGPSMMVDIVTVAMLTRRILGEENDKAMESPDRDQIDRYITSSVKSAFMKIAHFVEIKADTSHEHVLASLAEETKKLLKIETNIFSPVLSRWHPQAAVLSASLLHKLYGNKLGPFLEHSEHLTEDVVSVFPAADSLEQYIMSVMASVVGDDGLDSLCRQKLVPYEIESKSGTVVLRWVNGQLERVETWVKRAAEQETWDPISPQQRHGGSIVEVYRIIEETADQFFAFKVPMRIGELNSFCRGIDKAFQIYTQLVTQPIVDKEDLVPPVPVLTRYKKELGIKAFVKKEIQEVRPVDERKSSEIVQLTMSKLCVRLNSLYYAISQLGKLEDSISERWAKRQSDKINIRRSMNGKSKGVVSNQKNQFDGSRKEINAAIDRVCEFTGLKVIFWDLQQPFIDNMYKNNVLQARLDTIVEVLDLVLAQLCDVIVEQLRDRVVTGLLQASLDGLVRVILDGGPTRVFSPNDAPLLEEDLEILKEFFISGGDGLPRGTVENLVSRVRPVINLIKQETRVLIDDLREVTQGGKSKFGSDSKTLLRVLCHRNDSEASHYVKKHFKIPSSAPPST; encoded by the exons ATGGACGA AGAAAATCCTGTTGAGCTGCTACAACGTTATCGCCGTGATCGCCATGTGTTGCTCAATTACATCCTTTCTGGTAACTTGATCAAGAAAGTTGTAATGCCGCCTGGTGCTATCTCTCTGGATGACGTGGATATTGATCAAGTCAGTGTTGATTATGTCCTCAATTGCGCTAAGAAAG GGGATCCACTTGACCTTGGAGATGCCATCCGGCTTTATCATGACAGCCTTGATTACCCATATGTC GATAACACTGGAGATGTCGAAGGGTTCTATTTACTTACAAGACCTGAATATTCTGGATCAGCACCAACAAGAGAACCACCCCCTGTCCCTGCCACTGCACCATTACCAGTTGTGGTACCACCACCAGTTGTTGAACAACCACAAATTGCTGTGCCATCATCAGTTGCAAACTTACCAAAATCATTATCATTGGACTCTCCCACCGAGGAATTAACCATAGATGacattgaagactttgaggatGATGAAGGTGAATTCGATAGTCGAAGGGCTTCTAGGAGGCATCAAACTGATGCCAACGATATatccttgcgcttaccattatttgAAACAG GTATCACAGATGATGATCTTCGTGAAACAGCATATGAAATCCTTGTTGCTGCTGCTGGCGCTTCAGG GGGCCTTATAgttccaaagaaagaaaagaagaaagagaagagaCACAGATTAATGAGGAAACTTGGCCGTAGTAAGAGTGAAAGTGCTGAATCGCAAACTCACCGGCAACCAGGTTTAGTTGGCCTGCTTGAAATCTTGAGAGCCCAACTTGAG ATAACGGAGTCCATGGATATTAGGACTAGACAGGGACTACTTAATGCTATGGTGGGTAAAGTCGGAAAACGGATGGACAATCTCTTGATACCACTGGAACTACTGTGCTGTATATCTAGAGCTGAATTTTCTGACATGAAGGCATATCTTCGTTGGCAGAAAAGACAG CTGAACATGCTGGAGGAGGGCCTAATAAACCATCCTGTTGTTGGATTTGGAGAGTTAGGTCGAAAAGTCAATGAGCTAAGAAATCTTTTCAGAAAGATTGAAGAATCTGAG TCGCTATCCCCATCTGCTGCGGAGGTTCAACGTACAGAATGCCTACGTTCACTGAGAGAAGTTGCTACATCTTTCTCTGAAAGGCCTGCTCGTGGCGATCTTACCGGTGAGGTTTGTCATTGGGCTGATGGTTACCATCTGAATGCCGCCTTGTATGAAAAAATGCTTGGCAGTGTTTTTGACACCTTAGATGAGGGAAAACTCACAGAG GAGGTGGAAGAAATCCTTGAGCTCCTAAAGTCCACTTGGCGTATACTAGGAATCACAGAGACAATTCATGATACGTGCTATGCATGGGTATTATTCCGACAG TTTGTTTTTACAGGTGAGCAAGGACTCCTGAAAGTTGTGATTGAGCATTTGAGGAAGATACCCTTGAAGGAACAGCGTGGTCCACAAGAACGCTTACACTTGAAAAGTCTACGTAGTTCTGTTGATGCCGATGATAGCTGCCAGGACTTTACGTTTTTCCAGTCTTTCCTGTCTCCAGTTCAGAAATGGGTGGACAAGAAATTGAATGATTATCATCTGCACTTCTCAGAG GGTCCCAGTATGATGGTTGATATCGTAACAGTAGCAATGCTTACTAGGCGAATCCTTGGTGAAGAAAATGACAAG GCAATGGAGTCACCTGATCGAGACCAGATTGACCGTTACATCACTTCTTCTGTCAAAAGTGCTTTCATGAAG aTTGCACATTTCGTAGAGATtaaagcagacacatcacatgagCATGTTTTAGCATCTCTAGCTGAGGAGACGAAGAAGCTTTTGAAGATAGAGACAAACATTTTTTCCCCAGTTTTGTCAAGATGGCATCCACAGGCAGCAGTTCTTTCCGCTTCCCTTCTCCATAAACTGTATGGAAACAAATTG GGACCTTTTCTTGAGCATTCTGAGCATCTTACGGAGGACGTAGTTTCTGTATTTCCGGCAGCTGATTCTTTGGAGCAGTACATAATGTCAGTGATGGCTTCTGTTGTGGGTGACGATGGTTTGGACAGTCTATGTAGACAAAAGCTAGTTCCTTATGAG ATTGAAAGTAAATCGGGCACGGTTGTTTTACGCTGGGTGAATGGGCAACTGGAGAGAGTTGAAACTTGGGTTAAAAGGGCTGCTGAACAAGAG ACTTGGGATCCTATATCCCCTCAACAACGCCATGGGGGTTCTATTGTTGAAGTCTATAGAATCATAGAAGAG ACTGCAGATCAGTTTTTTGCATTCAAGGTTCCTATGCGAATTGGGGAATTAAATAGCTTCTGTCGTGGCATTGACAAGGCATTTCAAATTTATACACAACTTGTTACTCAACCCATAG TTGACAAAGAAGATTTAGTTCCACCTGTTCCTGTCCTTACTCGATATAAAAAGGAGCTTGGAATCAAAGCTTTCGTAAAAAAGGAAATCCAAGAAGTCAGACCTGTTGATGAGAGAAAATCGAGTGAAATAGTTCAACTTACAATGTCAAAGCTATGTGTGCGGCTTAACAGTCTATAT TATGCTATAAGCCAGCTAGGCAAGTTGGAGGACAGCATAAGTGAGCGGTGGGCTAAAAGGCAAAGTGACAAAATTAACATCA GACGATCAATGAACGGCAAGTCAAAGGGTGTAGTCTCCAATCAGAAGAATCAATTTGATGGCAGTAGAAAAGAAATCAATGCTGCTATTGATCGGGTATGTGAATTTACAG GGTTAAAGGTCATATTTTGGGACCTCCAACAGCCATTCATCGACAATATGTACAAAAACAATGTTTTACAAGCTCGATTGGACACTATTGTCGAAGTGCTTGATTTG GTGCTTGCTCAACTCTGTGACGTCATTGTGGAGCAACTGCGAGATCGTGTGGTTACAGGGCTTCTGCAAGCATCCCTG GATGGCTTAGTTCGGGTAATACTAGATGGAGGTCCTACACGCGTCTTCTCTCCGAATGATGCCCCTCTTTTGGAGGAAGATCTTGAAATTCTGAAG GAATTCTTCATATCTGGTGGAGATGGGCTGCCTCGTGGAACTGTTGAGAATTTGGTCTCGCGTGTTCGTCCTGTAATAAATCTGATCAAGCAAGAG ACCCGTGTGCTTATTGATGATCTGCGCGAAGTTACTCAAGGGGGCAAAAGCAAATTCGGAAGCGACTCCAAAACCCTGCTGAGGGTCCTGTGCCACAGAAATGATTCAGAGGCATCACACTATGTGAAGAAGCATTTCAAGATACCCAGTTCAGCTCCCCCGAGCACCTGA